One part of the Bacillus sp. FJAT-27916 genome encodes these proteins:
- a CDS encoding ABC transporter permease produces the protein MISMLINEHYRMARNRFVQLSFLIMPVVMCILALFFSDIVRANNGNMLNYMSITANILIIIAFMGIGAAGTILSNEFQYGTIKLIVIRPISRSALLLSKWLTVILYLFYLFILAFAVSAVIGGLLFGFEGFSVSGYLFKGIMLKYVIAFTESMLIVTFTYMVSAVFKNGAFSIGVGMAALLGGKLVTEVFRLLEWKAGMILLFENTKLDQYFFGNRPVYDEMSFLFSIVILGLHFCFFYGVAWWFFVKRDISV, from the coding sequence TTTGTTCAGCTTTCTTTTCTGATTATGCCGGTCGTGATGTGTATTCTTGCTTTATTTTTTTCAGATATAGTGCGAGCTAACAATGGAAATATGTTAAACTACATGTCTATTACAGCAAACATACTGATCATTATTGCCTTTATGGGGATTGGAGCTGCGGGCACCATTCTCTCAAATGAGTTTCAATATGGAACCATCAAGCTGATTGTGATACGGCCTATTTCGCGCTCGGCTCTATTGCTCTCGAAATGGCTCACAGTCATCCTCTATCTGTTCTATCTCTTTATTCTCGCATTTGCCGTATCGGCGGTTATTGGCGGCCTTTTGTTTGGGTTTGAAGGATTCTCGGTAAGCGGTTATCTGTTCAAAGGGATTATGCTCAAATACGTGATAGCCTTTACGGAATCGATGCTGATCGTGACATTTACGTATATGGTATCGGCAGTCTTTAAGAATGGGGCCTTTTCCATCGGAGTTGGCATGGCTGCCTTACTTGGCGGAAAATTGGTGACTGAGGTGTTTCGTCTTCTTGAATGGAAGGCTGGAATGATTCTATTGTTTGAGAATACGAAGCTTGATCAATATTTCTTCGGGAACAGACCTGTTTATGATGAGATGAGCTTCTTGTTTTCCATAGTCATATTAGGGCTTCATTTTTGTTTCTTTTACGGTGTGGCATGGTGGTTCTTTGTCAAAAGAGATATTTCCGTTTAA
- a CDS encoding DUF1848 domain-containing protein, with translation MIISASRRTDIPAFYAEWFINRIRAGSFMKVNPYNRKQIKKVSLAADHVDAIVFWSKNPRPILRYLPELLDKGYKSIMHYTLNDYPDALEPGVPSLSYRIDTFRRLADVLGPEHMVWRYDPIILSNQTDACYHLERFSHIAKELNGQTSRVVISFMDFYAKTKGRLARLETEKGYVLFDWLYPDQTEKLTDLVKGLSSIAQENGMSITTCSEQVNLEKYGIMHGACIDQAYIEKVLNHSLPVKKDKYQRAECGCAESIDMGSYDTCPFGCPYCYAVRSDKLVQANRKKHDPMSPYLTGE, from the coding sequence ATGATCATTAGCGCAAGCAGGCGTACTGATATTCCGGCGTTTTATGCTGAGTGGTTCATAAATCGAATCAGGGCAGGTTCCTTCATGAAGGTCAATCCGTATAATCGAAAGCAGATAAAGAAGGTTTCCTTGGCTGCAGATCATGTGGATGCAATCGTATTCTGGTCAAAGAATCCGAGGCCCATTCTTCGTTATCTGCCTGAGCTCTTGGATAAAGGGTATAAGTCTATTATGCATTATACCTTAAATGACTATCCGGATGCGTTAGAGCCGGGAGTCCCAAGCTTATCTTATCGGATCGACACCTTTAGGCGCCTGGCTGATGTGCTTGGCCCTGAGCATATGGTGTGGAGATATGACCCAATCATCCTTAGTAATCAAACGGATGCCTGCTATCATTTGGAACGGTTTTCCCATATCGCCAAAGAACTGAATGGACAGACAAGCAGGGTCGTAATCAGTTTTATGGATTTTTACGCCAAAACAAAAGGAAGACTAGCCCGTTTGGAAACAGAGAAGGGGTATGTGCTCTTTGATTGGCTTTATCCAGATCAAACAGAGAAACTGACCGATTTAGTGAAGGGCTTATCCAGCATTGCACAAGAGAATGGAATGTCCATTACGACCTGCTCGGAGCAGGTAAATCTGGAGAAGTATGGGATTATGCATGGGGCTTGTATCGATCAAGCTTATATTGAAAAGGTACTGAATCATTCATTGCCGGTTAAAAAGGATAAATACCAGCGGGCAGAATGCGGCTGCGCAGAGTCAATTGATATGGGAAGCTATGACACTTGTCCATTCGGCTGTCCGTATTGCTATGCGGTTA